From Syntrophorhabdus sp.:
GACCGTGGGTTCCCACCTTGATCTCATCCACCGAGGTGATAAGCTTCAGGGGTGACATCACGGATATCTCGATGGTGATGTCTTTGAGCTCGCCCTTCGTGACGGGAGGGAACCTCATGTCCCTCGACGATGCCGCGACGGTCATTTCCACTACCGACCGGTACAGGGGTGCCACGGGTTTGATATAGCCGATGCATCCCCTGAGCTGCCTGTGGATCGTGAGTGTCACGAAGACGCCTCTTCTTTCGAGGAGCCTCGGCTCCCGGACGTCGATGTCGGGGACGGTCTTTGATGAGACGTATTCCTCGAGGGTCTTCCGGGCGACGGCAAGGAGCCGTTTCTTCTCG
This genomic window contains:
- the amrA gene encoding AmmeMemoRadiSam system protein A; its protein translation is MAAAKLGAQAQVLHYTNSGDTAGDRTRVVGYGSVAFWQPDGKASSPLAAAEKKRLLAVARKTLEEYVSSKTVPDIDVREPRLLERRGVFVTLTIHRQLRGCIGYIKPVAPLYRSVVEMTVAASSRDMRFPPVTKGELKDITIEISVMSPLKLITSVDEIKVGTHGLYIVKGGNTGLLLPQVATQYKWGREEFLQNTCAKAGLPENAWKDRETKVYVFSAQVFSE